The Candidatus Stygibacter australis nucleotide sequence GGTCATGCTTTCAGGCACAACGATAATGAAATCTGCTATACCTTTATCTTCTTCAGGTATTGCCATATTCCCATTCAATGAAGTGGAGATCGTCATTACTTTGCTCTCAGGAGCATATTCATTAAGGTATAAAATGATGCTTTCATGGCTATCTGAGTGGTATCTACCATTAAAATGAAGAAATATCCCATCACTTACCTGATTCTGAAATATAAAATATGCCATTGTGGCATCCTTGCTCGCCTGTGCCTTGGGAAGATTGTCTGCATGCATCTTACCCGGCATACCAGTCATTCCCATCATCTGCTTATAGCAATCAGCTTCAGGAAAATATGTCAATGGCAGAGGAGCAATATAGCTTTTTGCTTCATCTGATAACTGATCCAGACTCTCAAAGCCTCCTCTGGCTACCATATTAGCATATCTGCGCGGAATATTAGTAGCTACAAAATTCAGATTCTTCTCTACTGCAAATTCCACCAAAGGTTTGTAATCGGTACTATAATTATTCCACAACCGCACATTCTCTTCAAAATGATTTGTTTTGATCAATCCCTGCAAATATTCATCCATGATCAACTGATTATCTGCTTCAAACATCTCTGCTCCCAATACCAGCTTCTCTCCCACAACTTCATATAATGATTTACTTACTTGCAGTTCCAGCCAGTGTGATATAGGATTATCGTGCATCTCTCCAAATAATACAATATCAGCATCCTGCAAAGCACTTATCATTTCATTATAGCCAATTTCTTCACCTGAAGTATTATATAACCTGTAGGCATCTAACTCGTCTGCATATAAACCTGTTATAATTACTATAAAACCTAATATCAGAAACACTGTTTTCATTTCACACTCTCCTGTTTTCTTAGTAATATTAATTTTATGTTCTCACTTAATAAGTCAACAAATTTCAACATCGAAAACTAATATCCCCCGCTTTTGTTCTTTTCTCATCACAATCTTTGATAGATCGACTGGAAGGGGCAGACCTATGTGTCTGCCCTCTTTTGAAAATATTTTTGCAGTAGATTCTGGGCAGACACGCGGATTTGCCCCACCAGAGCCGGGTGAAAAAAATTAGATATGACAAACGTAACTAAGATCAGAAAAGATTATAAATTTCCTAACTTCACCTTATTATATAAAATATGACCATTCATCCAAAAATCACTTCTTCAGAGTATTTTCCTAACCATTTCCTTCTATTTGAATCATAACATCATATCCAGCAATAAAATATGAACCAATTGCATTTATTGACCTCTACAAAGTGCCCCTAAGGAGGAACAACAAAGCACGTACTGATATTTTTTTGTGAGATAGTGCTATGTTGTTTCGCCTCTGATCCTCCTAAGTATCTGAAATAATACAATAGTTCTGAGGTAATGGATGTGAATTATAAGAAAATCAATTTATTATGCAGGCAGCAAATTAATAGCTATGTTGGTGTAGTATTTGAGCCTTTTATGAGTATGTATTACCAAAAGAAAGATAGAAGTGTGATCAGAGAAATTGATTGCATAATAATCCTTAATTCTAAATTTTGCCTGTATGGAGATTAAATGAAGAAATTTATATATATAATATTGCTGCTGACAGTAATTATTACAGGTTGCAGCAGGTCAAATGAAGGAGATAGCGTTAAAAGTGCTAGTAACCTTCAGGAATTCGTTATACCAGCCCGGACAGATATATTTACCGCTTTAGATGATAAGGGATATACTGACATTGATTTTCTACGAGAGATTATCAGCAAAAAGATAACCAAAGCAGATTTTGATCATGAGACCAGAGTACGCATTATTTCCATTCCAGATACTCTATTAATAGATCAAGCCTGGATTGATCTGGAAAACACTAAATTTGCCATAACCCGGGCAGCTAATGATTCCACTGGCTATATAGTACGAGTAGAAAAATCAATATTGAAAGGTGGCAGCATCTATCAGGTACTCACAGATCTGGGTATGGCAGCCGGTGATGTGGGAATTTATGCCTGGGAGATGGGAGAATACATTGATGCTACTTCCATTGACGTTGGTGACATATTTTCGATAACCTATTATACTGATGATAAAGGTGATAAGCATTTCGAGAAATTTACATATCAGCCCGAT carries:
- a CDS encoding ChaN family lipoprotein encodes the protein MKTVFLILGFIVIITGLYADELDAYRLYNTSGEEIGYNEMISALQDADIVLFGEMHDNPISHWLELQVSKSLYEVVGEKLVLGAEMFEADNQLIMDEYLQGLIKTNHFEENVRLWNNYSTDYKPLVEFAVEKNLNFVATNIPRRYANMVARGGFESLDQLSDEAKSYIAPLPLTYFPEADCYKQMMGMTGMPGKMHADNLPKAQASKDATMAYFIFQNQVSDGIFLHFNGRYHSDSHESIILYLNEYAPESKVMTISTSLNGNMAIPEEDKGIADFIIVVPESMTRTY